CTTCATCGCCCTGCTCGTCCTCGTCGGCCTGGGCCTGCTGTGGCAATGGCTCGCCATGCAGGACCTGCTCACCCTCGACAGCCTGATGGCCCTGGCCAGGGGCTCGGTGGCCTGGCGCGATACCCCCTGGGCCGTGCTGGTGGTGATGGCGGTCTATGCCGGCGCCTCGCTGGTGATGTTTCCGCTGAGCCTGCTGGTGGCACTGACCGGCCTGCTGTTCGGTCCCTGGTGGGGCTTCGGCTATGCCCTGGCCGGCACCCTGGCGGCCTCGGTGCTGACCTGGTGGGTGGGCCGCCGGCTGGGCCGCGACGCCCTGCTGCGCCACGGCGGCAAGCACCTCAAGGGCCTGTCCCGCTACCTGTCCGGTCGCGGCATCCGCACCATGACGCTGGTCAACCTGCTACCGCTGGCGCCCTTCACCCTCACCAACATGATGGCCGGGGCCTTCCACCTGCGCTTTCGCGACTACATGATCGGCTCGACGCTGGGCATCATTCCGGGGCTCGCCGGGGTCACGCTACTGGGCAGTCAACTCGGGGAGCTCGCCACGGCAGACAGTCGCCAGGAGGTGTTCTTCTCGCTGGTCGGCCTGCTCGCCGGGGTGGCCCTGCTGTATGGGCTCAAGCGCTGGGCCGAGCGGCGCCGGCGGCGCTGAGGCGGGGACTCACTTGGGCGGCAGCTCCGGCTCGTCGTGGCGCCCGCCCGGCCACCAGGACGGGCGATCCTGCTCCCATTCTTCCTGGACCAGGTGACGCAGCAGCCGTCCCCGATAGCGCAGCATCTGCCATTCGGCGCCGAGCCGCCCGCGCACCCGGTCCCAGCCGCCATCGTCGGCATGGGTGAAGGGCCCGCCCCGGGCGATGACGTCGCGATAGACCGCCAGGCAACGCTCGGCACACAGCCGCTCGTCGAAATCCGCCGCGGTGGCCAGCGCCCCCTCGCGAAG
The Halomonas sp. M4R1S46 DNA segment above includes these coding regions:
- a CDS encoding TVP38/TMEM64 family protein is translated as MPRSLGILFIALLVLVGLGLLWQWLAMQDLLTLDSLMALARGSVAWRDTPWAVLVVMAVYAGASLVMFPLSLLVALTGLLFGPWWGFGYALAGTLAASVLTWWVGRRLGRDALLRHGGKHLKGLSRYLSGRGIRTMTLVNLLPLAPFTLTNMMAGAFHLRFRDYMIGSTLGIIPGLAGVTLLGSQLGELATADSRQEVFFSLVGLLAGVALLYGLKRWAERRRRR